In Bradyrhizobium erythrophlei, a single genomic region encodes these proteins:
- a CDS encoding ABC transporter permease: protein MAVRLQYFPSPQPAVALLARGMAIVLALVCAGLVLGVSGVNPIALSAKVIQSTFGSSFGLQDVSLLLTPLILTGLAVAVALKVGAWNIGAEGQFYAGAFAATGIGLFIPGPTFVILPLMFVGGALCGVLWILIPTLARAYAGVSELITTLLLNFVGTLLAYYVSTGPWLDPGGHALGTTARVRHNVPEIWGDVHWGFPLAIALTLLIAGILNFTRWGYEVRIAGSNAQAARYAGIPFRRHLITVMLLSGAIAGIAGMLEVAGTVHRLQGGISNNFGYLGIMVAVLARGSALGVLAGASLMAVILNSGIILQTQGVNTSTVLAITGLILFFTAIGDELAHYRFVPIDTASK, encoded by the coding sequence TTGGCCGTCCGTCTGCAATATTTTCCTTCGCCGCAGCCAGCCGTCGCATTGCTGGCGCGCGGCATGGCAATCGTGCTGGCGCTGGTATGCGCGGGCCTGGTGCTCGGCGTATCTGGCGTCAATCCGATCGCGCTGAGCGCAAAAGTCATTCAGTCGACCTTCGGATCGAGCTTCGGGCTACAGGACGTCAGTCTGCTGCTCACGCCCCTCATCCTCACGGGACTTGCGGTGGCCGTCGCACTTAAGGTCGGCGCATGGAATATCGGCGCCGAGGGTCAATTCTATGCCGGCGCCTTTGCCGCAACCGGCATCGGACTTTTCATTCCCGGACCCACATTCGTCATCTTGCCGCTGATGTTTGTGGGCGGCGCGCTCTGCGGTGTTCTCTGGATATTGATTCCGACCCTGGCCCGCGCCTATGCCGGGGTCAGCGAACTCATCACGACGCTGCTGCTGAATTTCGTCGGCACCCTGCTCGCCTATTATGTCTCGACCGGGCCATGGCTCGATCCGGGCGGCCATGCGCTCGGAACCACGGCGCGTGTCCGGCACAACGTGCCTGAAATCTGGGGCGACGTTCATTGGGGGTTTCCGCTGGCCATTGCGCTGACGCTGCTCATCGCCGGCATCCTGAATTTTACCCGCTGGGGATATGAAGTACGTATCGCCGGATCGAACGCGCAGGCCGCGCGCTATGCCGGCATCCCGTTTCGACGCCATCTCATCACCGTCATGCTGCTGTCCGGCGCGATCGCGGGCATCGCAGGGATGCTGGAGGTGGCGGGAACCGTTCATCGGCTGCAGGGCGGCATCTCCAACAATTTCGGCTATCTCGGCATCATGGTTGCTGTGCTCGCACGCGGCTCGGCGCTTGGGGTACTGGCGGGCGCCAGCCTGATGGCGGTGATCCTCAATTCCGGAATCATCCTGCAAACGCAGGGGGTGAACACGTCCACCGTCCTGGCGATCACAGGCCTGATCTTGTTTTTTACCGCGATCGGTGACGAGCTGGCGCATTATCGGTTCGTCCCCATCGACACGGCCAGTAAATAA
- a CDS encoding ABC transporter ATP-binding protein: protein MSAPNKTSAGRPPGTPPIVLLKGVCKYFPGVVANQSVDLEVLSGEIHALLGENGAGKSTLMNILTGIYQPDAGEIIVDGYAKTFASPVEAIAAGIGMVHQHFKLVHAFTVAENIHLGWEETPSRVSDQALEARTAELARTLNLAVKPDARVEDLSTGEQQRVEILRVLAQKARLLILDEPTAVLTPSEARELFKALREFVSRGNAVVFISHKLDEVLEISDRITVLRGGHKVATEETRNCTHKSLAKLMVGHEIVLNDLRGRAQGSTSISSQAVLSLHEVCAHDDLGNLALNDVSLEVKAGEILGIAGVAGNGQKELSQVLTGMRPVVSGRIEVGQKDFTGKSAEQFAVFGVGHIPEDRLHSGLAPALSVTDNAVMREYNKPPVSVGSWFRPRAATALAETIAAAASVAVPDFGMPVRNLSGGNQQRLVARREMRIAGKVLIAAYPSRGLDVGAINTMMRYFVELRDSGCAVVLISEELEELLNLSDRIAVMFHGRIMGIVDGISTDIEEIGLLMGGQRATNPPLSVAAN from the coding sequence ATGAGTGCACCAAACAAGACCAGCGCGGGGCGACCTCCGGGAACGCCCCCGATCGTGCTCCTCAAGGGTGTCTGCAAGTACTTTCCGGGCGTCGTTGCCAATCAGTCTGTCGATCTCGAGGTGCTGAGCGGCGAAATCCACGCGCTGCTTGGAGAAAACGGCGCCGGCAAATCCACGCTGATGAACATTCTCACCGGCATTTACCAGCCCGATGCCGGTGAGATCATTGTCGACGGCTATGCCAAGACCTTTGCTTCTCCGGTCGAGGCTATCGCTGCCGGAATCGGTATGGTGCATCAGCATTTCAAGCTGGTGCATGCGTTCACGGTCGCGGAAAATATCCATCTCGGATGGGAAGAAACGCCGTCGAGGGTCAGCGACCAGGCGCTGGAGGCGCGGACCGCCGAACTCGCCAGAACCTTGAATCTCGCGGTTAAGCCAGACGCGCGGGTCGAGGACCTGTCGACCGGCGAACAACAGCGGGTCGAAATCCTGCGGGTGCTGGCCCAGAAAGCGAGGCTCCTGATCCTTGACGAACCAACTGCGGTGCTGACACCGTCCGAAGCCCGCGAATTGTTCAAGGCGCTGCGGGAATTCGTCTCCCGCGGCAACGCCGTCGTCTTCATTAGCCACAAGCTCGACGAGGTCCTGGAAATTTCCGACCGCATCACCGTGCTCCGCGGCGGACACAAGGTTGCCACCGAAGAGACCCGCAACTGCACGCACAAGAGCCTGGCGAAATTGATGGTCGGCCACGAGATTGTTCTCAACGACCTGCGGGGGCGCGCGCAAGGCTCCACGTCGATTTCCTCGCAAGCGGTACTGAGCCTGCACGAGGTCTGCGCGCATGACGACCTCGGCAACCTCGCGCTCAATGACGTATCGCTGGAGGTCAAGGCCGGCGAGATCCTCGGCATCGCCGGCGTTGCCGGCAACGGCCAGAAGGAGCTGAGCCAGGTTTTGACGGGAATGCGGCCCGTCGTCTCCGGCAGGATCGAAGTCGGGCAGAAGGACTTCACCGGCAAAAGCGCCGAACAATTCGCCGTCTTCGGTGTCGGCCACATTCCGGAAGACCGGCTTCACAGCGGCCTTGCGCCTGCGCTCAGCGTCACCGACAACGCCGTGATGCGTGAATACAACAAGCCGCCGGTTTCCGTTGGAAGCTGGTTCCGGCCGCGCGCCGCCACCGCACTGGCCGAAACCATCGCGGCTGCCGCGTCCGTTGCGGTTCCCGATTTCGGCATGCCCGTGCGCAATTTGTCGGGCGGCAATCAGCAAAGGCTGGTCGCCCGCCGTGAGATGCGCATCGCCGGCAAAGTGCTGATCGCGGCGTATCCGAGCCGCGGCCTCGACGTCGGTGCCATCAACACCATGATGCGATACTTTGTCGAGTTGCGCGATTCCGGCTGCGCCGTCGTTCTGATTTCGGAAGAGTTGGAGGAACTCCTGAACCTATCCGACCGCATCGCGGTGATGTTCCATGGCCGCATCATGGGAATTGTCGATGGCATCTCAACCGACATCGAGGAAATCGGACTGTTGATGGGTGGTCAGCGGGCAACCAACCCTCCTCTCTCAGTTGCAGCGAACTAA
- a CDS encoding BMP family ABC transporter substrate-binding protein — translation MIDLRNLSRRGLLNLGAAAGTSLVMPQLIRPASAAAPLPAVPEEKAIIAFGHTGPVADEGWTWSHDQGMKAVQAAFPKLKTVFVESIPYSADASRTFRQFVSQGANMVFATSNYGDFLYDVAKKSPDVAFYECDGRNPLDNLSTYYLAHWYPTYVTGVAAGLISKTGKLGYVGSFPVPSVFSGTNAFLMGARSVNPAATMQVIAINSWFDPQAATQAGTALIDNGADLVFGIMDEAGYLQVAEKRGAKAVMWNTDIRRFGPKAYVSSIVIDFKKFYVDQVRARLEGKWVPTQTILPMGGGVDRDAWGETVPEEVRKQADAVREKIAGGWSPFVGEIKDAKGNVKVAAGKKMTEAELYNWDWSIDGVRGI, via the coding sequence ATGATCGATTTGCGTAACCTCTCGCGCCGCGGACTTTTGAATCTCGGCGCCGCCGCCGGCACATCCCTGGTGATGCCGCAGTTGATCCGTCCAGCGAGCGCCGCCGCGCCGCTTCCGGCCGTGCCGGAAGAGAAGGCCATCATCGCATTTGGCCACACCGGACCGGTCGCCGACGAAGGATGGACCTGGAGCCATGACCAGGGAATGAAGGCCGTGCAAGCTGCCTTCCCCAAATTGAAAACCGTCTTCGTCGAAAGCATTCCTTATTCCGCCGACGCGTCACGCACGTTCCGTCAGTTCGTTTCGCAAGGCGCGAACATGGTGTTCGCCACCTCGAACTACGGCGACTTTCTGTATGACGTCGCGAAGAAATCGCCCGACGTCGCCTTCTACGAGTGCGATGGCAGAAATCCTCTCGACAATCTCAGCACCTATTATCTTGCCCACTGGTATCCGACCTATGTGACCGGCGTGGCGGCGGGCCTGATCAGCAAGACCGGCAAGCTCGGTTACGTCGGCTCGTTCCCGGTGCCTTCCGTGTTCTCCGGCACCAACGCCTTCCTGATGGGCGCGCGAAGCGTCAACCCCGCCGCGACGATGCAGGTCATCGCGATCAATTCATGGTTCGACCCACAGGCCGCCACCCAGGCCGGTACGGCGCTGATCGACAACGGTGCCGACCTCGTATTCGGCATCATGGACGAAGCCGGTTACCTGCAAGTGGCGGAGAAGCGCGGCGCCAAGGCGGTGATGTGGAATACCGATATCCGCCGTTTCGGACCCAAGGCCTACGTCTCCTCGATCGTCATCGACTTCAAGAAGTTCTATGTCGATCAGGTTCGCGCCCGGCTCGAAGGAAAATGGGTGCCGACGCAGACCATCCTGCCGATGGGCGGCGGCGTCGATCGCGACGCCTGGGGCGAGACGGTGCCGGAGGAAGTTCGCAAGCAGGCCGATGCCGTTCGCGAGAAAATCGCCGGCGGCTGGAGCCCGTTTGTCGGAGAGATCAAGGACGCCAAGGGCAACGTCAAAGTCGCGGCCGGCAAGAAGATGACCGAAGCCGAGCTTTACAATTGGGATTGGTCGATCGACGGTGTGAGAGGCATCTGA
- a CDS encoding Rieske 2Fe-2S domain-containing protein has translation MSLKDCWHPVGLSHSFEASSSAGTRLFDQELVVWRDSSGVAHVWEDRCPHRGMKLSFGFVRGDHIACLYHGWQYNSGGHCQYIPAHPALDVPPTIRVPVYPAHERNGMVWTSLSENPPPVPEEDEPVVPLRSLYLGCGFEVAVALLGASRLAPFATTTPADTVVSRASDTLFRLSCGQDRLLVGIQVISDARTALHLSIGGTAERYSGAGQDHFNDWALGLRHAAEHVGVTQNRDVA, from the coding sequence ATGAGCCTGAAGGATTGTTGGCATCCCGTCGGTCTGTCCCATTCTTTCGAAGCCAGCAGTTCGGCCGGCACGCGCCTGTTCGATCAGGAACTGGTGGTCTGGCGCGACAGCAGCGGCGTGGCGCATGTCTGGGAAGATCGTTGTCCGCATCGGGGCATGAAGCTCAGCTTCGGCTTCGTGCGCGGCGATCACATCGCCTGCCTTTATCACGGCTGGCAATATAACAGCGGCGGCCACTGCCAGTATATTCCGGCCCATCCCGCTCTCGATGTGCCGCCGACGATCCGGGTGCCGGTCTATCCCGCTCATGAGCGAAACGGAATGGTGTGGACCTCACTGTCCGAAAATCCGCCTCCCGTACCGGAAGAGGACGAGCCGGTGGTGCCGCTGCGCAGTCTCTATCTCGGATGCGGCTTTGAGGTTGCGGTCGCGCTACTGGGCGCCAGTCGGCTGGCTCCTTTCGCAACGACCACTCCGGCCGACACCGTTGTCAGCCGTGCGAGCGACACGCTGTTCAGGCTTTCGTGCGGGCAAGACCGGCTGCTTGTGGGCATTCAGGTCATCTCGGACGCGCGCACCGCGCTGCATCTGTCGATCGGCGGGACGGCGGAGCGCTACAGCGGCGCGGGCCAGGACCATTTCAATGACTGGGCGCTCGGGCTGCGTCATGCGGCGGAGCACGTTGGCGTGACGCAGAATCGGGATGTGGCCTGA
- a CDS encoding glutathione S-transferase family protein produces MSKGLVLYNYELDESCYKVRLALSLLGLQWQAVAVDVFPGNEHLSPTFLAMNPAGRLPILRDRDVVLHGTEAILAHLARAHDPSGKWLPAQGAEFAEVMQWLIFSAHDLGATIAARQHSLFGTPGDEPSLYAASSRAIRIMDDHMTARGFAQMEWFAAGHPTMADVALFPAYALSRDFGIDHDEYPALRRWGRRFRALPGFRTMPGIPDYH; encoded by the coding sequence ATGTCAAAGGGACTCGTTCTCTATAACTACGAGCTCGACGAGAGTTGCTACAAGGTCAGGCTTGCATTGTCCTTGCTTGGCCTTCAGTGGCAGGCTGTCGCCGTCGATGTCTTTCCCGGCAACGAGCATCTGTCGCCGACATTTCTGGCGATGAACCCGGCTGGCAGGTTGCCGATCCTGCGCGATCGCGATGTCGTGCTCCATGGCACCGAAGCCATCCTTGCGCATCTCGCCCGCGCGCATGATCCGTCGGGCAAATGGCTTCCCGCGCAGGGCGCTGAATTCGCCGAGGTGATGCAGTGGCTGATTTTCTCGGCGCATGATCTTGGCGCCACGATCGCCGCGCGTCAGCATTCGCTGTTCGGAACGCCGGGGGACGAGCCATCGCTGTATGCCGCATCGTCCCGCGCCATCCGCATCATGGACGATCACATGACGGCGCGCGGCTTTGCGCAAATGGAATGGTTCGCCGCGGGGCATCCAACAATGGCGGATGTCGCGCTGTTTCCGGCCTATGCGCTCAGCCGTGACTTCGGCATTGACCATGACGAGTACCCGGCGCTGCGCCGATGGGGCCGGCGGTTTCGCGCGCTGCCCGGTTTCAGGACGATGCCGGGCATCCCGGACTATCACTGA